GGCCAGGGTATTAAGGGAGTTGGCCAGCATGCCCATTTCATCTTTGGCTTGCATATCCACCCGCTGCCGGTAATCACCCCTGGCTAAGGACAAAGCCACTTTATTCATTTTTACCAAGGGCTTGGAAATGAGCCGGGAAAAAAACAAACTTAACAGAGAAGCCAGCAAGATACCCCCCACAGCAGTGTAAATGGTGAGCATTTGCAAACCTTTCAGTTCATCTGCCAAGGGCTCCAGGGGAGCATGGATGACCACCACCCGGTTGCTGTTGTTACTGTCTTTAAAGGGCATACCCACAGATAACACATCAGTTTTCAGAAAGGAATTGCTGCCCTTGTGTATCACTACCTGGCCATGGTAGAGCTTCTCAAGATCCGTCATACTCATGGGGCTGTGGTGGAGATTGTGCATACCCATCGCCATATCTTTGGTACTGAAACCCATACCTTGACAATGGGTAACCATGCCCCTTTCGTTTAATATCATCACATTGGCATTATTAAGCCAGGCAATAAGTGCTACTTTTTCATCCAGGGCAACAGGATCTTGTTCTGCCCGGGCCATTTCTGCCACCTTATTGCCCAAGTCCTTCAGTTGCTTGACCTGTTGTTTATAATACAAACCTTCCAGAAAGCCGGTCTGGGCAACACTGGCGATGCCAATGACTAACAGCACCAAAAGGGTCATGATCACCCACAGTTTAGTGGCGATATTAATAATCTTCATGCCTCTACCTCAAACTTATAACCTACACCCCAAACGGTTTTTATATAGGAGGGGGCACCATCCACCCGTAGCTTGTCCCGCAGACGGTTGATATGGGTATCGACAGTCCTGACATCCCCGTAATAATCAAAGCCCCAGACATCTTCCAACAGCTGCTCCCGGCTGAACGAACGGCCAGCGTTGCGAGCCAACAGCGCCAACAGTTCAAACTCTTTGGGAGTGAGAGTGATGGATTTCCCCTGTACCACAACCCCCCGACTGATTAAATCGATACTCAGGCCGGGATATTTTAAGAGATGCCCTTCCTGTTTTTCGTCGGGACCTGTCCGGCGCAGCACTGCCTTGATCCGGGCCACCAATTCACGGGGACTGAAGGGTTTACCCATGTAATCATCAGCACCGAACTCCAGCCCTAAAATACGGTCCACCTCATCATTTTTAGCCGTTAGCATAATAATGGGCACCTTGGAAACTTTGCGGATTTCCCGGCACACTGCTACCCCATCCAGTTTGGGCAGCATCACGTCCAGCACGATTAAGTCCCAGTCTTCGGTGCGAAACTTATACAGGGCTTCCTCGCCATCTACCGCTTCGCCCACCTGGTAACCCTCATTGGTTAGATATATGCCAATAATCTGACGTATTTTTTCTTCGTCATCTACCACCAGTACACGCAGACCCATGTTCAAAGCCTCCTCCCTAGGACCTATAGTAAAGGGAAAGAGCCGCCCTGTCAAAACCAGTCATTAATTGTCACAAAAACGTTAAATTTACGAGTCATCTCCCGCAGATATAAAAATAACAGATCATAAAACAAAAAATCAGGAGTCATCGGACTTCCTGATTTTTAATGTTCTGCTTTCTTTAGTAGATGCCAACCCTTAGAGATATAATCCGCACCAGACCAGATGGTAAAGAAGACAGCTACCGCCATGGCGGCTCTGCCGATTTCAAAACCCAACAATTCAATGGTAAGATTATGCAGGAACATAGCCACAATGGCCACAATTTGTGTGACAGTTTTCCATTTGCCCAATTTGCTGGCAGCTATCACCACGCCTTCACTGGCAGCAATGGACCTGAGACCTGTAACCATAAATTCGCGACCAATAATGATAACTGCCACCCAAGCAGAGAGTTTTCCTAGCTCCACTAGAACAATCAAAGCCGAGGAGACCAGTAGTTTATCTGCCAGAGGGTCCATAAATTTACCCAGAGTAGTTACTTGTTTATTCTTTCTGGCAATATAGCCATCCAAGCCATCTGTACTGGCGGCCAGGATAAATACTGCTGCTGCGATAATATCTCCATATTTAATTTTTAATGTAACAACTGCCAAAAATACAGGTATTAAAAACATTCTGGCCAGTGTCAACCGGTTGGGCAAGTTCATTGGGCCAACTCTCCCATCAAATCATACTCCAAGGCCCTGTTTATTTTCACAATAACCAAGTCACCCGGTTGTAGAGTTCTTGGGCTGGTAAATTCCACAGTGCCATCAATTTCAGGGGCATCGTAGGCGGAACGACCGGCATAAACCATCTTAGCAGCATCAATTACTTCTTCCACTAAAACTTCTACCCTTTCACCAATGCGCTGCTGATTACGTTTGAGAGAAATCTCTTTTTGTAATTGCATGGCTCGGTGATAACGTTCCTGCTTAATTTCTTCCGCAAGTTGATTGTCCATGGTGGCTGCAGGAGTTCCCTCCTCCTGTGAGTAGGTAAAGACTCCTGCTCGATCAAACTGGACTTCTTCCATAAATTTGAGCAGTTCTAAAAACTGTTGTTCGGTTTCGCCGGGAAATCCCACGATAAAGGAGGTACGGATAACAATTCCCGGTATCTTACTTCTAAGAGTTCCTATCAGTTCCCGGGCTTGCTGTTGATTAACCGGACGTTTCATGGCTTTTAGTATATCATCCGAGGCATGTTGCAAGGGTAAATCAATATACTTACAAACATTAGGTGTTTGCGCTATGACGTCAATTAGTTCCTGGGTAAACCGATTGGGATAACAATACAAAAGACGAATCCACTCTAAACCTGCAATGGGACTAATTCTTTTGATCAGCTCTGCCAAACGGTATTCACCATAGAGGTCCTGGCCATAGCGAGTGGTGTCCTGGGCAATTAAAATAATTTCCTTTACTCCTTGCCCCACCAATTTCCTTACTTCCGCTTCCACTGATTCCAGCGTCCTACTGCGGAAATTACCCCGAATATCAGGAATTGCACAATAGGCACAGCGATTATCACAGCCTTCAGCAATTTTTACATAGGCTGTATAGGGGGGAGTACTGAGTAACCTGGGGGAATGTTCATCATAAAGATAAAGGGGTTCATTGATATGAGCCTTTCTTTCCCCCTGGGACAGACAGTCCTCGATGACATCCACAATACCAGTAATTTGCCCCGGCCCCACCAAAGCATCAATTTCCGGTATTTCTTCCATCAGCTCACGATGATAGCGTTGGGCTAAACAACCAGTGACAATTAAAGCCTGGCATTTGCCTGTTTCTTTATGTTGAGCTAATTCAAAAATATGTCGGATGGATTCTTCCTTAGCAGACTCAATAAAACCGCAGGTATTAACAATTAATACATCTGCCTCGGTCGCTTGATTGGTAATATGGTGTTGAGCATCCCTCAGCAGGCCTAGCATAACTTCGGAATCCACCAGGTTTTTCGGGCAGCCTAAACTGATTAATCCTACTGTTGCCATTGGCGCACCCTTTCATATAGCAATTATTTTAAAATAGTATAAAACAGTGGCTAATTAGTGTCTAGAAAAATAATCATTTAAAAGGTTCGGTAGTTGGTAAATTCCACCGGTATATTTAATTCCATCCCTTTAACCACAGCTATGGCTGCTTGGAGATCGTCCCTGTTTTTACCGGATACTCTCACCTGGTCTCCCTGTATTGACGCTTGTACCTTAATTTTACTGTCTTTAATTGCTTTAATAATTTTTTTGGCAATGTCTTGTTCAATACCCTGCACTATTGTAACCACCTGACGGACTGTATCCCCGGCAGCAGGTTCCACTTTACCATAGCGCAAAGCTTTTAAGTTTACGCCACGCTTAACTAATTTACCTTCCAAGATATCTATCACGTTTTTTAGTTTGAAATCATCATCACTATGCAGGGTAATTTCCGGTTTACCGTCGAAAACAATTTTACTCTTGCTACCTTTAAAGTCAAATCTACTCTGGATTTCCTTTTCCGCCTGGTTTACCGCATTTAATACCTCCTGCATATTCACCCGACTTACTATATCGAAACTGTTCTCCTTGGCCATCTATTAATCATCCTCCTAAACTCCTATAACAATGAAATTATACCATAATGGTTAATGTTGTCAAAAACTTTGCTCAGTTTTGGTATAATAAAGCGGGAGGTAACGGCATGTTACAATTTCTCGGGGAGTTTCCTGCTGCAGAACAAGAAATTATTGCCATTATTGGTCCCCGTCGGCCTAGCTGTGCTCCCCATAGCGAAGAAATGCAGCAGCACCGACGGGATTGTACCATGGCTTATACTTTAGCCAAACAGGCAGCCCAAAGGGGTATCGTAGTTCTCTCCGGCCTGGCCACAGGTATTGATACCGCTGCTCATTTAGGTTGCCTCGACGGAGGCGGCAAGACTGTTGCCGTGGTTCCCTTTGGGCTGGCAGCTGCCATCTATCCTCCGGAAAACATACCCTTATACCAAAGGATACTAAGCAGTGGTGGCTGTATTGTCAGTCAATTTAAACCGGAACAACCGGCTGTAAAATGGACCTTTGTGGCCCGGGATAAAACCCA
This region of Desulforamulus ferrireducens genomic DNA includes:
- a CDS encoding response regulator transcription factor, which codes for MGLRVLVVDDEEKIRQIIGIYLTNEGYQVGEAVDGEEALYKFRTEDWDLIVLDVMLPKLDGVAVCREIRKVSKVPIIMLTAKNDEVDRILGLEFGADDYMGKPFSPRELVARIKAVLRRTGPDEKQEGHLLKYPGLSIDLISRGVVVQGKSITLTPKEFELLALLARNAGRSFSREQLLEDVWGFDYYGDVRTVDTHINRLRDKLRVDGAPSYIKTVWGVGYKFEVEA
- a CDS encoding DNA-processing protein DprA produces the protein MLQFLGEFPAAEQEIIAIIGPRRPSCAPHSEEMQQHRRDCTMAYTLAKQAAQRGIVVLSGLATGIDTAAHLGCLDGGGKTVAVVPFGLAAAIYPPENIPLYQRILSSGGCIVSQFKPEQPAVKWTFVARDKTQALLAHKILVVATFPHPGVITGGTKHCAYWARKMGKPLYHYRQVMGRYQVFKDDEVLIEPIR
- a CDS encoding YajQ family cyclic di-GMP-binding protein encodes the protein MAKENSFDIVSRVNMQEVLNAVNQAEKEIQSRFDFKGSKSKIVFDGKPEITLHSDDDFKLKNVIDILEGKLVKRGVNLKALRYGKVEPAAGDTVRQVVTIVQGIEQDIAKKIIKAIKDSKIKVQASIQGDQVRVSGKNRDDLQAAIAVVKGMELNIPVEFTNYRTF
- the rimO gene encoding 30S ribosomal protein S12 methylthiotransferase RimO: MATVGLISLGCPKNLVDSEVMLGLLRDAQHHITNQATEADVLIVNTCGFIESAKEESIRHIFELAQHKETGKCQALIVTGCLAQRYHRELMEEIPEIDALVGPGQITGIVDVIEDCLSQGERKAHINEPLYLYDEHSPRLLSTPPYTAYVKIAEGCDNRCAYCAIPDIRGNFRSRTLESVEAEVRKLVGQGVKEIILIAQDTTRYGQDLYGEYRLAELIKRISPIAGLEWIRLLYCYPNRFTQELIDVIAQTPNVCKYIDLPLQHASDDILKAMKRPVNQQQARELIGTLRSKIPGIVIRTSFIVGFPGETEQQFLELLKFMEEVQFDRAGVFTYSQEEGTPAATMDNQLAEEIKQERYHRAMQLQKEISLKRNQQRIGERVEVLVEEVIDAAKMVYAGRSAYDAPEIDGTVEFTSPRTLQPGDLVIVKINRALEYDLMGELAQ
- the pgsA gene encoding CDP-diacylglycerol--glycerol-3-phosphate 3-phosphatidyltransferase, coding for MNLPNRLTLARMFLIPVFLAVVTLKIKYGDIIAAAVFILAASTDGLDGYIARKNKQVTTLGKFMDPLADKLLVSSALIVLVELGKLSAWVAVIIIGREFMVTGLRSIAASEGVVIAASKLGKWKTVTQIVAIVAMFLHNLTIELLGFEIGRAAMAVAVFFTIWSGADYISKGWHLLKKAEH